In the Larimichthys crocea isolate SSNF chromosome XXI, L_crocea_2.0, whole genome shotgun sequence genome, one interval contains:
- the znf710a gene encoding zinc finger protein 710a isoform X1 — MLPSLFNQTKMATGSDISSIKYKNKKGNSTSLRRHWLSRVALEGIHNRQCKEEESSRLVRTYPKMTECQVDVGTQTEPVVVLSLAQAAVLGLISQNEIFGATIAPNGFYTGEPRECPPPPPEAMEYEYADQLIGANGDYLAEPAGEPEPQPHCSERRRPGPRGRTKRPRSGVELEVHQHKATSPQAQIKGERLESDTPPSCIHMNSRRSPGKSEDPVTKQSSLKEEQACGNCPSCVRDTPRPQTDGQSEQEQEENTGRERERKEEELVVEEEEEALNLKTSGENGSPLGSRYYESNEVAYESADMALPGEYEENSQAMLWSDPEGLARRMQIDRLDINVQIDESYCVDVGEGLKRWKCRMCEKSYTSKYNLVTHILGHNGIKPHECLHCGKLFKQPSHLQTHLLTHQGTRPHKCTVCEKAFTQTSHLKRHMLQHSDVKPYSCRFCGRGFAYPSELRTHENKHENGQCHVCTQCGLEFPTYAHLKRHLTSHQGPTTYQCTECHKSFAYRSQLQNHLMKHQNVRPYVCPECGMEFVQIHHLRQHALTHKVLTAHTLVPKGMKEFKCDVCAREFTLSANLKRHMLIHASVRPFQCHVCFKTFVQKQTLKTHMIVHLPVKPFKCKVCGKSFNRMYNLLGHMHLHAGSKPFKCPYCTSKFNLKGNLSRHMKVKHGIMDTSIDGHEPPQDTESQEDYEEESFEFSERENRANNNNTPDIAKLSQMEYYSTYGKGAGRFSTA, encoded by the exons gaggaggagagtagcCGCTTGGTGCGGACCTACCCTAAGATGACTGAGTGCCAAGTGGATGTGGGCACACAGACGGAGCCTGTGGTGGTGCTATCTCTGGCTCAGGCTGCCGTTCTTGGCCTCATCTCCCAGAATGAAATCTTCGGGGCCACCATTGCTCCTAATGGCTTTTATACAGGGGAACCCAGAGAGTGTCCCCCTCCGCCACCTGAGGCAATGGAGTACGAGTATGCTGACCAGCTAATCGGGGCCAATGGGGATTACCTGGCGGAGCCTGCCGGGGAGCCAGAGCCCCAGCCCCACTGCAGTGAGAGAAGACGGCCTGGACCTCGTGGGAGGACCAAGAGGCCCAGGAGTGGCGTAGAACTAGAGGTTCACCAACACAAAGCAACTAGTCCACAGGCTCAGATTAAAGGTGAACGGCTTGAGTCTGATACCCCTCCTTCCTGCATTCACATGAACAGCAGGCGTAGTCCTGGCAAGTCGGAGGATCCAGTCACCAAACAAAGTTCTCTGAAAGAGGAGCAGGCTTGCGGAAACTGCCCCTCATGTGTGAGAGATACACCCAGGCCGCAAACAGATGGACAGTCAGAACAGGAACAAGAGGAAAACACTGGTAGAGAacgagagaggaaggaagaagagttggtggtggaggaagaggaagaggcacTAAATCTCAAGACCAGTGGAGAAAATGGCAGTCCTCTGGGGAGCCGCTATTATGAGTCCAATGAGGTGGCCTATGAGTCTGCCGATATGGCATTGCCAGGAGAGTATGAGGAGAACAGCCAGGCCATGCTGTGGTCAGACCCAGAGGGCCTCGCAAGGCGAATGCAGATTGACCGGCTGGACATCAATGTACAGATCGATGAGTCTTACTGCGTAGACGTCGGAGAGGGTCTGAAACGCTGGAAGTGCCGCATGTGTGAGAAGTCGTACACATCCAAATATAACCTCGTCACTCATATTCTTGGCCATAATGGAATTAAGCCCCATGAATGTCTACACTGTGGAAAACTCTTCAAGCAGCCCAGCCACCTCCAAACTCACCTGCTCACCCACCAGGGAACCAGACCTCACAAGTGCACCGTTTGCGAAAAGGCCTTCACGCAGACCAGCCACCTGAAGAGGCACATGCTGCAGCATTCAGATGTCAAGCCCTACAGCTGTCGTTTCTGTGGCCGTGGCTTTGCCTACCCGAGTGAGCTGAGGACCCATGAGAACAAACACGAGAACGGCCAGTGCCATGTCTGCACCCAGTGTGGCCTTGAGTTCCCAACCTACGCACACCTGAAGCGACACCTGACTAGCCATCAGGGTCCGACCACATACCAGTGCACAGAGTGCCACAAGTCATTTGCCTACCGCAGCCAGCTGCAGAACCACTTGATGAAACACCAGAATGTGCGTCCCTACGTTTGCCCCGAGTGCGGTATGGAGTTTGTCCAAATCCACCACCTCCGACAACACGCTCTCACTCACAAGGTACTGACAGCGCACACCCTTGTACCTAAG GGTATGAAAGAATTCAAGTGTGACGTTTGTGCCAGAGAGTTCACCCTGTCTGCCAACCTAAAGAGACACATGTTGATCCATGCCAGCGTGAGGCCCTTCCAGTGCCACGTCTGCTTCAAGACCTTTGTCCAGAAGCAAACTCTTAAAACGCATATGATTGTCCACCTGCCGGTCAAGCCTTTCAAATGCAAG GTGTGCGGAAAGTCATTTAACAGAATGTACAACCTTCTCGGCCACATGCATCTCCACGCCGGCAGCAAGCCCTTCAAGTGCCCTTACTGCACCAGCAAGTTCAACCTGAAGGGCAACCTCAGCCGACACATGAAGGTCAAACACGGCATCATGGACACCTCAATAGACGGACATG AACCCCCCCAAGACACAGAAAGCCAGGAGGACTATGAAGAGGAGAGCTTTGAATTCAGTGAGCGAGAAAACCGggctaacaacaacaacacaccagaCATTGCTAAACTATCTCAAATGGAGTATTACAGCACCTATGGGAAGGGCGCAGGGCGCTTCAGCACcgcatga
- the znf710a gene encoding zinc finger protein 710a isoform X3 gives MRSLKHLKHHSRNNVEEESSRLVRTYPKMTECQVDVGTQTEPVVVLSLAQAAVLGLISQNEIFGATIAPNGFYTGEPRECPPPPPEAMEYEYADQLIGANGDYLAEPAGEPEPQPHCSERRRPGPRGRTKRPRSGVELEVHQHKATSPQAQIKGERLESDTPPSCIHMNSRRSPGKSEDPVTKQSSLKEEQACGNCPSCVRDTPRPQTDGQSEQEQEENTGRERERKEEELVVEEEEEALNLKTSGENGSPLGSRYYESNEVAYESADMALPGEYEENSQAMLWSDPEGLARRMQIDRLDINVQIDESYCVDVGEGLKRWKCRMCEKSYTSKYNLVTHILGHNGIKPHECLHCGKLFKQPSHLQTHLLTHQGTRPHKCTVCEKAFTQTSHLKRHMLQHSDVKPYSCRFCGRGFAYPSELRTHENKHENGQCHVCTQCGLEFPTYAHLKRHLTSHQGPTTYQCTECHKSFAYRSQLQNHLMKHQNVRPYVCPECGMEFVQIHHLRQHALTHKVLTAHTLVPKGMKEFKCDVCAREFTLSANLKRHMLIHASVRPFQCHVCFKTFVQKQTLKTHMIVHLPVKPFKCKVCGKSFNRMYNLLGHMHLHAGSKPFKCPYCTSKFNLKGNLSRHMKVKHGIMDTSIDGHEPPQDTESQEDYEEESFEFSERENRANNNNTPDIAKLSQMEYYSTYGKGAGRFSTA, from the exons ATGAGATCCCTGAAACACCTCAAACATCACTCCAGGAACAATGTG gaggaggagagtagcCGCTTGGTGCGGACCTACCCTAAGATGACTGAGTGCCAAGTGGATGTGGGCACACAGACGGAGCCTGTGGTGGTGCTATCTCTGGCTCAGGCTGCCGTTCTTGGCCTCATCTCCCAGAATGAAATCTTCGGGGCCACCATTGCTCCTAATGGCTTTTATACAGGGGAACCCAGAGAGTGTCCCCCTCCGCCACCTGAGGCAATGGAGTACGAGTATGCTGACCAGCTAATCGGGGCCAATGGGGATTACCTGGCGGAGCCTGCCGGGGAGCCAGAGCCCCAGCCCCACTGCAGTGAGAGAAGACGGCCTGGACCTCGTGGGAGGACCAAGAGGCCCAGGAGTGGCGTAGAACTAGAGGTTCACCAACACAAAGCAACTAGTCCACAGGCTCAGATTAAAGGTGAACGGCTTGAGTCTGATACCCCTCCTTCCTGCATTCACATGAACAGCAGGCGTAGTCCTGGCAAGTCGGAGGATCCAGTCACCAAACAAAGTTCTCTGAAAGAGGAGCAGGCTTGCGGAAACTGCCCCTCATGTGTGAGAGATACACCCAGGCCGCAAACAGATGGACAGTCAGAACAGGAACAAGAGGAAAACACTGGTAGAGAacgagagaggaaggaagaagagttggtggtggaggaagaggaagaggcacTAAATCTCAAGACCAGTGGAGAAAATGGCAGTCCTCTGGGGAGCCGCTATTATGAGTCCAATGAGGTGGCCTATGAGTCTGCCGATATGGCATTGCCAGGAGAGTATGAGGAGAACAGCCAGGCCATGCTGTGGTCAGACCCAGAGGGCCTCGCAAGGCGAATGCAGATTGACCGGCTGGACATCAATGTACAGATCGATGAGTCTTACTGCGTAGACGTCGGAGAGGGTCTGAAACGCTGGAAGTGCCGCATGTGTGAGAAGTCGTACACATCCAAATATAACCTCGTCACTCATATTCTTGGCCATAATGGAATTAAGCCCCATGAATGTCTACACTGTGGAAAACTCTTCAAGCAGCCCAGCCACCTCCAAACTCACCTGCTCACCCACCAGGGAACCAGACCTCACAAGTGCACCGTTTGCGAAAAGGCCTTCACGCAGACCAGCCACCTGAAGAGGCACATGCTGCAGCATTCAGATGTCAAGCCCTACAGCTGTCGTTTCTGTGGCCGTGGCTTTGCCTACCCGAGTGAGCTGAGGACCCATGAGAACAAACACGAGAACGGCCAGTGCCATGTCTGCACCCAGTGTGGCCTTGAGTTCCCAACCTACGCACACCTGAAGCGACACCTGACTAGCCATCAGGGTCCGACCACATACCAGTGCACAGAGTGCCACAAGTCATTTGCCTACCGCAGCCAGCTGCAGAACCACTTGATGAAACACCAGAATGTGCGTCCCTACGTTTGCCCCGAGTGCGGTATGGAGTTTGTCCAAATCCACCACCTCCGACAACACGCTCTCACTCACAAGGTACTGACAGCGCACACCCTTGTACCTAAG GGTATGAAAGAATTCAAGTGTGACGTTTGTGCCAGAGAGTTCACCCTGTCTGCCAACCTAAAGAGACACATGTTGATCCATGCCAGCGTGAGGCCCTTCCAGTGCCACGTCTGCTTCAAGACCTTTGTCCAGAAGCAAACTCTTAAAACGCATATGATTGTCCACCTGCCGGTCAAGCCTTTCAAATGCAAG GTGTGCGGAAAGTCATTTAACAGAATGTACAACCTTCTCGGCCACATGCATCTCCACGCCGGCAGCAAGCCCTTCAAGTGCCCTTACTGCACCAGCAAGTTCAACCTGAAGGGCAACCTCAGCCGACACATGAAGGTCAAACACGGCATCATGGACACCTCAATAGACGGACATG AACCCCCCCAAGACACAGAAAGCCAGGAGGACTATGAAGAGGAGAGCTTTGAATTCAGTGAGCGAGAAAACCGggctaacaacaacaacacaccagaCATTGCTAAACTATCTCAAATGGAGTATTACAGCACCTATGGGAAGGGCGCAGGGCGCTTCAGCACcgcatga
- the znf710a gene encoding zinc finger protein 710a isoform X4, which yields MKAATEEESSRLVRTYPKMTECQVDVGTQTEPVVVLSLAQAAVLGLISQNEIFGATIAPNGFYTGEPRECPPPPPEAMEYEYADQLIGANGDYLAEPAGEPEPQPHCSERRRPGPRGRTKRPRSGVELEVHQHKATSPQAQIKGERLESDTPPSCIHMNSRRSPGKSEDPVTKQSSLKEEQACGNCPSCVRDTPRPQTDGQSEQEQEENTGRERERKEEELVVEEEEEALNLKTSGENGSPLGSRYYESNEVAYESADMALPGEYEENSQAMLWSDPEGLARRMQIDRLDINVQIDESYCVDVGEGLKRWKCRMCEKSYTSKYNLVTHILGHNGIKPHECLHCGKLFKQPSHLQTHLLTHQGTRPHKCTVCEKAFTQTSHLKRHMLQHSDVKPYSCRFCGRGFAYPSELRTHENKHENGQCHVCTQCGLEFPTYAHLKRHLTSHQGPTTYQCTECHKSFAYRSQLQNHLMKHQNVRPYVCPECGMEFVQIHHLRQHALTHKVLTAHTLVPKGMKEFKCDVCAREFTLSANLKRHMLIHASVRPFQCHVCFKTFVQKQTLKTHMIVHLPVKPFKCKVCGKSFNRMYNLLGHMHLHAGSKPFKCPYCTSKFNLKGNLSRHMKVKHGIMDTSIDGHEPPQDTESQEDYEEESFEFSERENRANNNNTPDIAKLSQMEYYSTYGKGAGRFSTA from the exons ATGAAGGCAGCTACG gaggaggagagtagcCGCTTGGTGCGGACCTACCCTAAGATGACTGAGTGCCAAGTGGATGTGGGCACACAGACGGAGCCTGTGGTGGTGCTATCTCTGGCTCAGGCTGCCGTTCTTGGCCTCATCTCCCAGAATGAAATCTTCGGGGCCACCATTGCTCCTAATGGCTTTTATACAGGGGAACCCAGAGAGTGTCCCCCTCCGCCACCTGAGGCAATGGAGTACGAGTATGCTGACCAGCTAATCGGGGCCAATGGGGATTACCTGGCGGAGCCTGCCGGGGAGCCAGAGCCCCAGCCCCACTGCAGTGAGAGAAGACGGCCTGGACCTCGTGGGAGGACCAAGAGGCCCAGGAGTGGCGTAGAACTAGAGGTTCACCAACACAAAGCAACTAGTCCACAGGCTCAGATTAAAGGTGAACGGCTTGAGTCTGATACCCCTCCTTCCTGCATTCACATGAACAGCAGGCGTAGTCCTGGCAAGTCGGAGGATCCAGTCACCAAACAAAGTTCTCTGAAAGAGGAGCAGGCTTGCGGAAACTGCCCCTCATGTGTGAGAGATACACCCAGGCCGCAAACAGATGGACAGTCAGAACAGGAACAAGAGGAAAACACTGGTAGAGAacgagagaggaaggaagaagagttggtggtggaggaagaggaagaggcacTAAATCTCAAGACCAGTGGAGAAAATGGCAGTCCTCTGGGGAGCCGCTATTATGAGTCCAATGAGGTGGCCTATGAGTCTGCCGATATGGCATTGCCAGGAGAGTATGAGGAGAACAGCCAGGCCATGCTGTGGTCAGACCCAGAGGGCCTCGCAAGGCGAATGCAGATTGACCGGCTGGACATCAATGTACAGATCGATGAGTCTTACTGCGTAGACGTCGGAGAGGGTCTGAAACGCTGGAAGTGCCGCATGTGTGAGAAGTCGTACACATCCAAATATAACCTCGTCACTCATATTCTTGGCCATAATGGAATTAAGCCCCATGAATGTCTACACTGTGGAAAACTCTTCAAGCAGCCCAGCCACCTCCAAACTCACCTGCTCACCCACCAGGGAACCAGACCTCACAAGTGCACCGTTTGCGAAAAGGCCTTCACGCAGACCAGCCACCTGAAGAGGCACATGCTGCAGCATTCAGATGTCAAGCCCTACAGCTGTCGTTTCTGTGGCCGTGGCTTTGCCTACCCGAGTGAGCTGAGGACCCATGAGAACAAACACGAGAACGGCCAGTGCCATGTCTGCACCCAGTGTGGCCTTGAGTTCCCAACCTACGCACACCTGAAGCGACACCTGACTAGCCATCAGGGTCCGACCACATACCAGTGCACAGAGTGCCACAAGTCATTTGCCTACCGCAGCCAGCTGCAGAACCACTTGATGAAACACCAGAATGTGCGTCCCTACGTTTGCCCCGAGTGCGGTATGGAGTTTGTCCAAATCCACCACCTCCGACAACACGCTCTCACTCACAAGGTACTGACAGCGCACACCCTTGTACCTAAG GGTATGAAAGAATTCAAGTGTGACGTTTGTGCCAGAGAGTTCACCCTGTCTGCCAACCTAAAGAGACACATGTTGATCCATGCCAGCGTGAGGCCCTTCCAGTGCCACGTCTGCTTCAAGACCTTTGTCCAGAAGCAAACTCTTAAAACGCATATGATTGTCCACCTGCCGGTCAAGCCTTTCAAATGCAAG GTGTGCGGAAAGTCATTTAACAGAATGTACAACCTTCTCGGCCACATGCATCTCCACGCCGGCAGCAAGCCCTTCAAGTGCCCTTACTGCACCAGCAAGTTCAACCTGAAGGGCAACCTCAGCCGACACATGAAGGTCAAACACGGCATCATGGACACCTCAATAGACGGACATG AACCCCCCCAAGACACAGAAAGCCAGGAGGACTATGAAGAGGAGAGCTTTGAATTCAGTGAGCGAGAAAACCGggctaacaacaacaacacaccagaCATTGCTAAACTATCTCAAATGGAGTATTACAGCACCTATGGGAAGGGCGCAGGGCGCTTCAGCACcgcatga
- the znf710a gene encoding zinc finger protein 710a isoform X2: MLPSLFNQTKMATGSDISSIKYKNKKGNSTSLRRHWLSRVALEGIHNRQCKEEESSRLVRTYPKMTECQVDVGTQTEPVVVLSLAQAAVLGLISQNEIFGATIAPNGFYTGEPRECPPPPPEAMEYEYADQLIGANGDYLAEPAGEPEPQPHCSERRRPGPRGRTKRPRSGVELEVHQHKATSPQAQIKGERLESDTPPSCIHMNSRRSPGKSEDPVTKQSSLKEEQACGNCPSCVRDTPRPQTDGQSEQEQEENTGRERERKEEELVVEEEEEALNLKTSGENGSPLGSRYYESNEVAYESADMALPGEYEENSQAMLWSDPEGLARRMQIDRLDINVQIDESYCVDVGEGLKRWKCRMCEKSYTSKYNLVTHILGHNGIKPHECLHCGKLFKQPSHLQTHLLTHQGTRPHKCTVCEKAFTQTSHLKRHMLQHSDVKPYSCRFCGRGFAYPSELRTHENKHENGQCHVCTQCGLEFPTYAHLKRHLTSHQGPTTYQCTECHKSFAYRSQLQNHLMKHQNVRPYVCPECGMEFVQIHHLRQHALTHKGMKEFKCDVCAREFTLSANLKRHMLIHASVRPFQCHVCFKTFVQKQTLKTHMIVHLPVKPFKCKVCGKSFNRMYNLLGHMHLHAGSKPFKCPYCTSKFNLKGNLSRHMKVKHGIMDTSIDGHEPPQDTESQEDYEEESFEFSERENRANNNNTPDIAKLSQMEYYSTYGKGAGRFSTA, from the exons gaggaggagagtagcCGCTTGGTGCGGACCTACCCTAAGATGACTGAGTGCCAAGTGGATGTGGGCACACAGACGGAGCCTGTGGTGGTGCTATCTCTGGCTCAGGCTGCCGTTCTTGGCCTCATCTCCCAGAATGAAATCTTCGGGGCCACCATTGCTCCTAATGGCTTTTATACAGGGGAACCCAGAGAGTGTCCCCCTCCGCCACCTGAGGCAATGGAGTACGAGTATGCTGACCAGCTAATCGGGGCCAATGGGGATTACCTGGCGGAGCCTGCCGGGGAGCCAGAGCCCCAGCCCCACTGCAGTGAGAGAAGACGGCCTGGACCTCGTGGGAGGACCAAGAGGCCCAGGAGTGGCGTAGAACTAGAGGTTCACCAACACAAAGCAACTAGTCCACAGGCTCAGATTAAAGGTGAACGGCTTGAGTCTGATACCCCTCCTTCCTGCATTCACATGAACAGCAGGCGTAGTCCTGGCAAGTCGGAGGATCCAGTCACCAAACAAAGTTCTCTGAAAGAGGAGCAGGCTTGCGGAAACTGCCCCTCATGTGTGAGAGATACACCCAGGCCGCAAACAGATGGACAGTCAGAACAGGAACAAGAGGAAAACACTGGTAGAGAacgagagaggaaggaagaagagttggtggtggaggaagaggaagaggcacTAAATCTCAAGACCAGTGGAGAAAATGGCAGTCCTCTGGGGAGCCGCTATTATGAGTCCAATGAGGTGGCCTATGAGTCTGCCGATATGGCATTGCCAGGAGAGTATGAGGAGAACAGCCAGGCCATGCTGTGGTCAGACCCAGAGGGCCTCGCAAGGCGAATGCAGATTGACCGGCTGGACATCAATGTACAGATCGATGAGTCTTACTGCGTAGACGTCGGAGAGGGTCTGAAACGCTGGAAGTGCCGCATGTGTGAGAAGTCGTACACATCCAAATATAACCTCGTCACTCATATTCTTGGCCATAATGGAATTAAGCCCCATGAATGTCTACACTGTGGAAAACTCTTCAAGCAGCCCAGCCACCTCCAAACTCACCTGCTCACCCACCAGGGAACCAGACCTCACAAGTGCACCGTTTGCGAAAAGGCCTTCACGCAGACCAGCCACCTGAAGAGGCACATGCTGCAGCATTCAGATGTCAAGCCCTACAGCTGTCGTTTCTGTGGCCGTGGCTTTGCCTACCCGAGTGAGCTGAGGACCCATGAGAACAAACACGAGAACGGCCAGTGCCATGTCTGCACCCAGTGTGGCCTTGAGTTCCCAACCTACGCACACCTGAAGCGACACCTGACTAGCCATCAGGGTCCGACCACATACCAGTGCACAGAGTGCCACAAGTCATTTGCCTACCGCAGCCAGCTGCAGAACCACTTGATGAAACACCAGAATGTGCGTCCCTACGTTTGCCCCGAGTGCGGTATGGAGTTTGTCCAAATCCACCACCTCCGACAACACGCTCTCACTCACAAG GGTATGAAAGAATTCAAGTGTGACGTTTGTGCCAGAGAGTTCACCCTGTCTGCCAACCTAAAGAGACACATGTTGATCCATGCCAGCGTGAGGCCCTTCCAGTGCCACGTCTGCTTCAAGACCTTTGTCCAGAAGCAAACTCTTAAAACGCATATGATTGTCCACCTGCCGGTCAAGCCTTTCAAATGCAAG GTGTGCGGAAAGTCATTTAACAGAATGTACAACCTTCTCGGCCACATGCATCTCCACGCCGGCAGCAAGCCCTTCAAGTGCCCTTACTGCACCAGCAAGTTCAACCTGAAGGGCAACCTCAGCCGACACATGAAGGTCAAACACGGCATCATGGACACCTCAATAGACGGACATG AACCCCCCCAAGACACAGAAAGCCAGGAGGACTATGAAGAGGAGAGCTTTGAATTCAGTGAGCGAGAAAACCGggctaacaacaacaacacaccagaCATTGCTAAACTATCTCAAATGGAGTATTACAGCACCTATGGGAAGGGCGCAGGGCGCTTCAGCACcgcatga
- the znf710a gene encoding zinc finger protein 710a isoform X5: MTECQVDVGTQTEPVVVLSLAQAAVLGLISQNEIFGATIAPNGFYTGEPRECPPPPPEAMEYEYADQLIGANGDYLAEPAGEPEPQPHCSERRRPGPRGRTKRPRSGVELEVHQHKATSPQAQIKGERLESDTPPSCIHMNSRRSPGKSEDPVTKQSSLKEEQACGNCPSCVRDTPRPQTDGQSEQEQEENTGRERERKEEELVVEEEEEALNLKTSGENGSPLGSRYYESNEVAYESADMALPGEYEENSQAMLWSDPEGLARRMQIDRLDINVQIDESYCVDVGEGLKRWKCRMCEKSYTSKYNLVTHILGHNGIKPHECLHCGKLFKQPSHLQTHLLTHQGTRPHKCTVCEKAFTQTSHLKRHMLQHSDVKPYSCRFCGRGFAYPSELRTHENKHENGQCHVCTQCGLEFPTYAHLKRHLTSHQGPTTYQCTECHKSFAYRSQLQNHLMKHQNVRPYVCPECGMEFVQIHHLRQHALTHKVLTAHTLVPKGMKEFKCDVCAREFTLSANLKRHMLIHASVRPFQCHVCFKTFVQKQTLKTHMIVHLPVKPFKCKVCGKSFNRMYNLLGHMHLHAGSKPFKCPYCTSKFNLKGNLSRHMKVKHGIMDTSIDGHEPPQDTESQEDYEEESFEFSERENRANNNNTPDIAKLSQMEYYSTYGKGAGRFSTA; the protein is encoded by the exons ATGACTGAGTGCCAAGTGGATGTGGGCACACAGACGGAGCCTGTGGTGGTGCTATCTCTGGCTCAGGCTGCCGTTCTTGGCCTCATCTCCCAGAATGAAATCTTCGGGGCCACCATTGCTCCTAATGGCTTTTATACAGGGGAACCCAGAGAGTGTCCCCCTCCGCCACCTGAGGCAATGGAGTACGAGTATGCTGACCAGCTAATCGGGGCCAATGGGGATTACCTGGCGGAGCCTGCCGGGGAGCCAGAGCCCCAGCCCCACTGCAGTGAGAGAAGACGGCCTGGACCTCGTGGGAGGACCAAGAGGCCCAGGAGTGGCGTAGAACTAGAGGTTCACCAACACAAAGCAACTAGTCCACAGGCTCAGATTAAAGGTGAACGGCTTGAGTCTGATACCCCTCCTTCCTGCATTCACATGAACAGCAGGCGTAGTCCTGGCAAGTCGGAGGATCCAGTCACCAAACAAAGTTCTCTGAAAGAGGAGCAGGCTTGCGGAAACTGCCCCTCATGTGTGAGAGATACACCCAGGCCGCAAACAGATGGACAGTCAGAACAGGAACAAGAGGAAAACACTGGTAGAGAacgagagaggaaggaagaagagttggtggtggaggaagaggaagaggcacTAAATCTCAAGACCAGTGGAGAAAATGGCAGTCCTCTGGGGAGCCGCTATTATGAGTCCAATGAGGTGGCCTATGAGTCTGCCGATATGGCATTGCCAGGAGAGTATGAGGAGAACAGCCAGGCCATGCTGTGGTCAGACCCAGAGGGCCTCGCAAGGCGAATGCAGATTGACCGGCTGGACATCAATGTACAGATCGATGAGTCTTACTGCGTAGACGTCGGAGAGGGTCTGAAACGCTGGAAGTGCCGCATGTGTGAGAAGTCGTACACATCCAAATATAACCTCGTCACTCATATTCTTGGCCATAATGGAATTAAGCCCCATGAATGTCTACACTGTGGAAAACTCTTCAAGCAGCCCAGCCACCTCCAAACTCACCTGCTCACCCACCAGGGAACCAGACCTCACAAGTGCACCGTTTGCGAAAAGGCCTTCACGCAGACCAGCCACCTGAAGAGGCACATGCTGCAGCATTCAGATGTCAAGCCCTACAGCTGTCGTTTCTGTGGCCGTGGCTTTGCCTACCCGAGTGAGCTGAGGACCCATGAGAACAAACACGAGAACGGCCAGTGCCATGTCTGCACCCAGTGTGGCCTTGAGTTCCCAACCTACGCACACCTGAAGCGACACCTGACTAGCCATCAGGGTCCGACCACATACCAGTGCACAGAGTGCCACAAGTCATTTGCCTACCGCAGCCAGCTGCAGAACCACTTGATGAAACACCAGAATGTGCGTCCCTACGTTTGCCCCGAGTGCGGTATGGAGTTTGTCCAAATCCACCACCTCCGACAACACGCTCTCACTCACAAGGTACTGACAGCGCACACCCTTGTACCTAAG GGTATGAAAGAATTCAAGTGTGACGTTTGTGCCAGAGAGTTCACCCTGTCTGCCAACCTAAAGAGACACATGTTGATCCATGCCAGCGTGAGGCCCTTCCAGTGCCACGTCTGCTTCAAGACCTTTGTCCAGAAGCAAACTCTTAAAACGCATATGATTGTCCACCTGCCGGTCAAGCCTTTCAAATGCAAG GTGTGCGGAAAGTCATTTAACAGAATGTACAACCTTCTCGGCCACATGCATCTCCACGCCGGCAGCAAGCCCTTCAAGTGCCCTTACTGCACCAGCAAGTTCAACCTGAAGGGCAACCTCAGCCGACACATGAAGGTCAAACACGGCATCATGGACACCTCAATAGACGGACATG AACCCCCCCAAGACACAGAAAGCCAGGAGGACTATGAAGAGGAGAGCTTTGAATTCAGTGAGCGAGAAAACCGggctaacaacaacaacacaccagaCATTGCTAAACTATCTCAAATGGAGTATTACAGCACCTATGGGAAGGGCGCAGGGCGCTTCAGCACcgcatga